In Sebaldella termitidis ATCC 33386, one DNA window encodes the following:
- the tgt gene encoding tRNA guanosine(34) transglycosylase Tgt: MELPVKYTLEKKDGNARAGVIETPHGKIETPVFMPVGTQATVKTMTREELETIETEIILGNTYHLYLRPGDKLIDDFGGLHKFMNWDKPILTDSGGFQVFSLGDLRKITEEGVHFRSHIDGSKHFLSPEKSIDIQNNLGSDIMMALDECPPGLSAREYLIPSIERTTRWAQRCIEANRNKDRQGLFGIFQGGIYEDLREKSFEELYKMDEYFSGYAIGGLAVGEPREDMYRILEYMTPKLPENKPRYLMGVGEPVDMLEAVEDGVDMMDCVQPTRIGRHGTVFTKYGRLVIKNAKYFRDPRPLDDGCDCYVCRNYTRAYIRHLFKAEEMLGQRLTTYHNLYFLIKLMKGARTAILENRFQEYKNNFISDYSAGSTHEWITAKEL; this comes from the coding sequence ATGGAATTACCTGTAAAGTATACTTTAGAAAAAAAAGACGGAAATGCAAGAGCAGGAGTAATAGAAACACCTCACGGCAAGATAGAAACACCCGTTTTTATGCCGGTAGGTACTCAGGCTACAGTAAAAACAATGACAAGAGAAGAACTGGAGACTATAGAAACAGAAATAATTCTCGGGAATACATATCATTTATATTTAAGACCGGGAGATAAACTGATAGATGACTTCGGAGGACTGCATAAATTCATGAACTGGGATAAACCCATTCTTACAGACAGCGGTGGATTTCAGGTTTTTAGTCTCGGGGATCTGAGAAAAATAACAGAAGAAGGTGTGCATTTCAGATCGCATATAGACGGATCAAAGCATTTTCTTTCGCCGGAAAAGTCGATAGATATACAGAATAATCTTGGAAGCGATATAATGATGGCGCTTGATGAGTGTCCTCCCGGGCTTTCTGCAAGGGAATATCTGATTCCTTCTATAGAGAGAACAACAAGATGGGCCCAGAGATGTATAGAGGCTAACAGAAATAAAGACAGACAGGGACTTTTTGGGATTTTTCAGGGCGGGATATATGAGGATCTCCGTGAGAAGAGTTTTGAAGAGCTTTATAAGATGGATGAATACTTTTCAGGATATGCGATAGGAGGACTGGCTGTCGGCGAGCCAAGGGAAGATATGTACAGAATACTTGAATATATGACGCCGAAGCTTCCTGAAAACAAACCCAGATATCTGATGGGCGTAGGTGAGCCTGTGGATATGCTTGAAGCAGTGGAAGACGGAGTAGATATGATGGATTGCGTACAGCCTACAAGGATAGGAAGGCATGGTACGGTTTTTACCAAGTACGGAAGACTTGTAATAAAAAATGCCAAGTATTTCAGAGATCCAAGACCTCTTGATGACGGCTGCGACTGTTATGTCTGCAGAAATTATACAAGAGCCTATATAAGACATCTGTTTAAGGCAGAGGAAATGCTGGGACAGAGACTTACTACATACCATAATCTTTATTTCCTTATAAAGCTTATGAAAGGAGCAAGAACCGCAATTCTTGAAAATCGTTTTCAAGAGTATAAGAATAATTTTATCTCAGATTATTCGGCAGGCAGTACGCACGAATGGATAACGGCAAAGGAACTTTAA
- a CDS encoding CBS domain-containing protein, whose product MKKIADIMNKNLATVDADDSFEEALKLMKEKGIGRVPVLENGKLIGVITRNDILVKTEKAPLPPVLAIWDLLITLPNNKEFREKYDKITGVTAKEIMTKEFNTIDVNADLQEAVTSIVDNEKDFFFVFDKGSLVGVLTKTDLINGIF is encoded by the coding sequence ATGAAAAAAATAGCGGATATTATGAATAAAAATCTGGCAACGGTAGATGCCGATGACAGTTTTGAAGAAGCTTTAAAATTAATGAAGGAAAAAGGTATCGGAAGAGTTCCGGTATTGGAAAATGGTAAATTAATAGGTGTAATAACAAGAAATGATATTCTGGTAAAGACTGAAAAGGCTCCTCTGCCGCCTGTACTGGCGATCTGGGATCTTCTCATTACATTACCGAATAACAAAGAGTTCAGAGAAAAATATGATAAAATAACAGGCGTAACTGCAAAAGAAATTATGACAAAAGAGTTCAATACAATAGATGTAAATGCTGATCTTCAGGAAGCAGTTACAAGTATAGTAGACAACGAAAAAGATTTCTTTTTCGTATTTGATAAGGGAAGTTTAGTAGGGGTACTTACTAAAACGGATCTTATAAATGGTATATTTTAA
- a CDS encoding NUDIX domain-containing protein, whose product MDNNRPRVRVAGVLEEDGKLLLIEHTKNERSYWLLPGGGVDWGESLEEAVKREFLEETNLTVKIEEFLFISETLAPDKTKHVINLYFKVKRESGELALGDDSVLSDLKFFTLEEMDKIKIYPNVNGILKKIMKKESYENFLGMIWDK is encoded by the coding sequence ATGGATAATAATAGGCCAAGGGTCAGAGTAGCAGGGGTACTGGAAGAAGACGGAAAATTACTGCTGATAGAACATACAAAAAATGAAAGAAGCTATTGGCTGCTGCCGGGCGGCGGAGTCGACTGGGGAGAATCATTGGAAGAAGCAGTAAAAAGAGAATTTCTGGAAGAAACTAATCTTACGGTAAAAATTGAAGAGTTTTTATTTATATCTGAAACACTTGCTCCGGATAAGACTAAGCATGTAATCAATTTATACTTTAAGGTAAAAAGAGAATCAGGGGAGCTTGCACTGGGTGACGACAGTGTGCTGAGCGATCTGAAATTTTTTACGCTTGAAGAGATGGATAAAATAAAAATATATCCTAATGTAAACGGGATTTTAAAAAAAATTATGAAAAAAGAGTCATATGAAAATTTTTTGGGTATGATTTGGGATAAATAG
- the accB gene encoding acetyl-CoA carboxylase biotin carboxyl carrier protein: protein MKDKVKLIKELAKSINTYEVDSVEYENEDFKVKIKKNLEEKVVYAAVNESQAIQNAQPVTVSNIESIEAKPAEEEISGTKIESPMVGTFYEAPSPSSPPYVKEGDKVSEGDTLCIVEAMKLMNEIKASASGTIKKIYAKDGMTIKKGDVLMIIE from the coding sequence ATGAAAGACAAGGTAAAACTAATAAAAGAGCTTGCTAAAAGTATAAATACTTATGAAGTAGACAGTGTAGAATATGAAAATGAAGATTTTAAAGTAAAAATCAAAAAAAATCTTGAGGAAAAAGTGGTTTATGCAGCAGTAAATGAATCTCAGGCTATTCAGAATGCCCAGCCTGTTACTGTCTCAAATATAGAAAGTATCGAAGCAAAGCCGGCAGAGGAAGAGATTTCAGGGACTAAAATAGAATCGCCTATGGTAGGGACTTTCTATGAGGCACCTTCACCATCTTCGCCTCCTTATGTAAAAGAAGGGGATAAAGTATCGGAAGGAGATACGCTCTGTATAGTGGAGGCAATGAAATTAATGAATGAAATAAAGGCTTCTGCAAGCGGAACAATAAAAAAAATATATGCAAAAGATGGAATGACAATAAAAAAAGGCGATGTTTTAATGATAATAGAGTAA
- a CDS encoding hemolysin family protein, translating into MEIALLIVLIGLSAFFSASETALTSFRRVYIGEIKDKKKVKLLKEWLAKPNEYLTTILLGNNIVNVGATTIATIITFGVVQKLGLNRGIAGLLVTVVMTALLLIFGEITPKVIAKNYSIQISKAVIVPINTLKKLSKFIVVVFISISKFFSRLFNVPINDDMFLITEDSIKTYVVQGKEDGAIEEEEQEMIHSIIDFTDTSAKEILTPRTSIFALEGNKCLDEVWDSIIDQGFSRIPIYEEQIDNVVGILYSKDLLKFDRTRDKDVKVSELKRDAYFIPGTKTLIELLEEFREKQNHMAIVIDEYGGTLGLVTIEDLLEEIVGEIRDEYDFEEENINQIKDEVFDIKGDTEIETVNKELDINIPISDEYDTIAGYVHYELGKVAEVNDKVNGEDYVIRVLHLDSHRIDKVRIIKLVTEINEEDN; encoded by the coding sequence ATGGAGATAGCTTTATTGATTGTCTTAATAGGGCTTTCAGCATTTTTTTCCGCATCGGAAACAGCCTTAACTTCATTTAGAAGAGTGTATATAGGAGAAATAAAAGATAAGAAAAAGGTAAAGCTGCTGAAAGAATGGCTGGCTAAGCCGAACGAATATCTTACTACAATACTGCTGGGTAATAATATAGTGAATGTAGGAGCTACAACCATAGCTACGATTATTACATTCGGTGTTGTTCAAAAATTAGGATTAAACAGAGGGATAGCAGGTCTGCTGGTAACTGTAGTTATGACTGCGCTGCTTTTAATATTCGGAGAAATTACTCCGAAGGTAATTGCCAAAAATTATTCGATACAGATTTCCAAAGCTGTTATTGTCCCGATAAATACATTAAAAAAATTATCAAAATTTATAGTAGTAGTTTTTATAAGTATTTCGAAATTTTTCAGCAGGCTTTTTAATGTTCCTATAAATGATGATATGTTTCTGATTACGGAAGATTCCATAAAAACATATGTAGTTCAGGGAAAAGAAGACGGGGCAATAGAGGAAGAAGAACAGGAAATGATACACAGCATTATAGACTTTACTGATACAAGTGCAAAGGAGATACTGACACCAAGAACATCTATTTTCGCACTGGAAGGAAACAAATGTCTTGATGAGGTATGGGACAGCATAATAGATCAGGGATTTTCGAGAATTCCTATTTATGAAGAGCAGATAGATAATGTGGTAGGAATCCTTTATTCCAAGGATCTGTTAAAATTCGACAGAACAAGGGATAAAGATGTAAAGGTAAGCGAACTGAAAAGAGATGCTTATTTTATTCCGGGGACAAAGACTCTTATAGAGCTTCTGGAGGAATTCAGGGAAAAACAAAATCACATGGCAATTGTAATAGATGAATACGGAGGAACTCTGGGTCTTGTTACCATAGAAGACCTTCTTGAGGAGATTGTCGGCGAAATAAGAGATGAGTATGATTTTGAAGAGGAAAATATCAATCAGATAAAAGATGAAGTATTTGATATAAAGGGAGATACAGAAATAGAAACAGTCAATAAAGAACTGGATATAAATATTCCTATTTCTGACGAATACGATACTATAGCTGGATATGTCCACTATGAACTGGGAAAGGTTGCAGAAGTCAACGATAAGGTAAACGGCGAGGATTATGTCATAAGGGTTCTGCATCTGGACAGTCACAGAATAGATAAAGTAAGAATAATAAAACTGGTTACAGAAATAAATGAGGAAGATAACTGA
- a CDS encoding O-methyltransferase, with the protein MIVDFDKAAEYTRKLLKINNEKILEIKKYGEENKIPIITEEVLNFMIFSAKTAKAANILEIGTAIGYSGVFLAEISEGNGGKFYTIEIDEERYSRAKENFEKFSFENVTLILGDALEKISEIDEKFDFIFIDAAKGQYKKFFDLAYPKLSDNCIIFIDNIMFKGLVAEAEIPKRYKTIVRKLNEFISYLNDNHNFVLLPFGDGVGLVTK; encoded by the coding sequence ATGATAGTCGATTTTGACAAGGCTGCTGAATATACCAGAAAACTGCTGAAAATAAATAATGAAAAAATACTTGAAATAAAAAAGTATGGGGAAGAAAATAAAATTCCTATAATAACCGAGGAAGTTTTAAATTTTATGATTTTTTCGGCTAAGACAGCTAAAGCTGCAAATATTCTGGAAATAGGAACTGCAATTGGTTACTCGGGAGTATTCTTAGCAGAAATATCTGAGGGAAACGGGGGAAAGTTTTACACAATAGAAATAGATGAGGAAAGATACAGCAGGGCAAAGGAGAATTTTGAAAAATTTAGTTTTGAAAATGTGACTTTGATTTTAGGTGATGCACTGGAAAAAATAAGTGAAATAGATGAAAAATTTGATTTTATTTTTATAGATGCGGCAAAAGGACAGTACAAAAAGTTTTTTGATCTCGCATACCCTAAACTATCGGATAACTGTATAATATTTATCGATAATATAATGTTCAAAGGACTGGTAGCTGAAGCAGAAATACCGAAAAGATATAAGACGATAGTAAGAAAATTAAATGAATTCATCAGTTATCTGAATGATAATCACAATTTTGTACTGCTTCCGTTTGGTGACGGAGTAGGACTGGTGACAAAGTAA
- the folD gene encoding bifunctional methylenetetrahydrofolate dehydrogenase/methenyltetrahydrofolate cyclohydrolase FolD yields the protein MILIDGKAVSEKIREQIRREHEILSKEIGRKAGLAVILAGEDPASKIYVNNKAKACEKAGFNSAIHYLSGDVSEEELLKLITDLNNDENTDGILVQLPLPKHIDELKVITSVSPEKDVDAFHPVNIGKYVIGDESGFLPCTPYGIIQLLDEYKIETQGKDTVIIGRSNIVGKPMAMLMLQKSATVQICHTKTKNLFEKMRNADIIISAVGVPNLVTEDKVKEGAVVIDVGISRVEGKVCGDVEFTGVSKKASYITPVPGGVGPMTITSLLGNTLKSFKNKRREVK from the coding sequence TTGATATTAATAGACGGAAAAGCAGTTTCCGAAAAAATAAGAGAACAGATAAGAAGAGAGCATGAAATACTTTCGAAAGAAATAGGGAGAAAAGCAGGACTGGCAGTTATTCTTGCCGGAGAGGACCCTGCTTCAAAAATATATGTAAATAATAAGGCAAAAGCCTGTGAAAAAGCAGGATTTAACTCAGCAATACATTATCTGAGCGGGGATGTAAGCGAAGAGGAACTTTTGAAGCTTATAACCGATCTGAATAATGATGAAAATACAGACGGTATTTTAGTGCAGCTGCCTCTGCCGAAGCATATAGATGAGCTGAAAGTAATTACCAGTGTATCGCCGGAAAAAGATGTAGATGCATTTCATCCCGTAAATATAGGGAAATATGTAATAGGAGATGAAAGTGGTTTTTTACCTTGTACGCCATATGGTATAATACAGTTGCTGGATGAGTATAAGATAGAAACCCAGGGTAAAGATACCGTAATAATAGGAAGAAGCAATATAGTGGGAAAACCGATGGCTATGCTGATGCTTCAGAAAAGTGCCACGGTTCAGATATGTCACACGAAAACAAAAAATTTATTTGAAAAAATGAGAAATGCAGATATAATAATATCAGCAGTAGGAGTGCCTAATCTGGTAACGGAAGATAAGGTAAAAGAAGGAGCAGTAGTTATAGATGTAGGAATTTCCAGAGTAGAGGGAAAGGTATGCGGTGATGTGGAGTTTACAGGAGTATCCAAAAAAGCATCGTATATAACACCTGTACCGGGAGGGGTAGGTCCGATGACTATCACAAGCCTTCTCGGGAATACACTAAAATCATTTAAAAATAAAAGAAGAGAGGTTAAGTAA
- the ndk gene encoding nucleoside-diphosphate kinase, with translation MEKTFSMIKPDGIQRGLVGEILQRFEKKGIKIAAMKFMMISRELAEKHYTAHKGKVFYDDLIRFITSSPVLAMVFEGEDVINIVRKLAGATSPEAALPGTVRGDYSLDVEYNLIHASDSKESAEREISLFFREEEIINYELITAKWVYPK, from the coding sequence ATGGAAAAGACTTTCTCAATGATTAAACCTGACGGTATTCAAAGAGGACTTGTGGGAGAGATTCTGCAAAGATTTGAAAAAAAGGGAATAAAAATAGCTGCAATGAAATTTATGATGATCAGCAGGGAGCTTGCTGAAAAGCATTATACGGCACATAAAGGAAAGGTTTTTTATGATGATCTGATAAGATTTATTACTTCATCGCCTGTTCTGGCAATGGTTTTTGAAGGGGAGGATGTAATAAATATAGTGAGAAAGCTGGCAGGAGCCACATCGCCTGAAGCAGCACTTCCGGGAACTGTAAGAGGTGATTATTCGCTGGATGTAGAGTATAATCTGATACATGCCTCAGATTCAAAAGAGAGCGCTGAAAGGGAAATTTCTCTGTTTTTCAGAGAGGAAGAAATAATAAATTATGAGCTCATTACTGCAAAATGGGTTTATCCAAAATAA
- a CDS encoding redox-sensing transcriptional repressor Rex, whose protein sequence is MKLKRDDISDRVIQRLTKYLSILHDMKKYEEYINSSELSKIMNTTSAQIRRDLSTFGEFGIRGKGYDIENLISIIERILGIDRINKVILVGHGKVGEMLTSNTEVLGKSFNIVEVFDKSPSKVGKEIKDLNIKIKDIKDIDSDLGKINVDTAILSVIKEQAQIVTDILVKNHIKGILNFTTYKLETPDDVAVVDVNISANLQELNFWKDMLKNKGE, encoded by the coding sequence ATGAAATTAAAGAGAGACGATATTTCGGACAGAGTTATACAAAGGTTAACCAAGTATTTATCAATTTTGCATGACATGAAGAAATATGAGGAGTATATAAATTCATCTGAACTTTCAAAGATAATGAATACTACTTCAGCTCAGATAAGAAGGGATTTATCCACTTTTGGGGAATTTGGCATAAGAGGAAAAGGATATGATATTGAAAATCTCATATCTATAATAGAAAGAATACTTGGAATAGACAGAATAAATAAAGTGATTCTTGTAGGACACGGGAAGGTCGGCGAAATGCTGACTTCCAATACGGAGGTTTTGGGGAAAAGCTTTAATATAGTAGAAGTATTCGATAAAAGTCCGAGTAAGGTCGGAAAAGAAATAAAGGATCTGAATATAAAAATTAAGGATATTAAGGATATAGACAGTGATCTTGGCAAAATAAACGTAGATACTGCTATTTTATCTGTAATAAAAGAACAGGCACAGATAGTTACTGATATACTGGTGAAAAATCATATTAAAGGAATACTGAATTTTACCACGTATAAACTGGAAACGCCTGATGATGTGGCAGTAGTGGATGTTAATATAAGTGCTAATCTGCAGGAACTAAACTTTTGGAAAGATATGCTTAAGAATAAGGGGGAATAG
- a CDS encoding RelA/SpoT family protein, with the protein MRIIKERFAELEKKIKENNLDVDVDKIENAFVLAYESHVGQKRKSGEDYILHPIEVAEILVDLRLDTDTIVAGILHDVVEDTLITIPDIEYNFGKEVARLVDGVTKLRNLPRTDSSKRIENIRKMVVAMSEDIRVVLIKLADRLHNMRTLKYMKPEKQIEKAKESLEIYAPIAHRIGMAKIKWELEDISFRYLYPEKYKEISTLVKTKRKEREKYTNEVIEKISGELKKFNIQGEVTGRPKHLYSIYKKMVEKQKNFNDLHDLIAIRILVNKEVECYNVLGIIHSLYIPVAGRFKDYIAVPKSNGYQSIHTTIEGPDKQNIEVQIRTYAMHMIAEEGVAAHWKYKEKKSKSKDENYYAAVKKMIAGNENVDSFVKEVTDNVLNETIFVFTPKGDVIELQNAATPLDFAFHIHTQIGYKTVGAKVNDKIVPLDYELKNGDKIEILTSKNSKGPGKDWINMVKANSSKVKIRKWFKDKEFEERTKDGELLLERELEKINLKFKDIEEDEKLFLYMKKYNINDTKSLFYKFATGELSLEGFTNRFEVKKELDEKQVLEEETLKGNKRKEKSTGGIRISGTDNTMYKFAKCCTPLPGDDIQGFVTKVRGIVIHRKDCKNLHNLLKNDPDRAIDVEWDVEEIGKSTSKYEFVFTAKALNRPNILMDIIKVLNDFKMDLINVNTTVTKENGIEYSLMKFDIMIKKRDDFDRLANNLKSMKDIVDIIR; encoded by the coding sequence ATGAGAATAATAAAAGAGAGATTTGCTGAACTGGAAAAAAAGATTAAAGAAAATAATCTGGATGTTGATGTAGACAAAATTGAGAATGCCTTTGTGCTGGCATATGAATCACATGTGGGACAGAAGAGAAAAAGCGGGGAAGATTATATCCTGCATCCTATTGAAGTAGCGGAAATTCTGGTAGACTTGAGGCTTGATACTGACACTATAGTGGCAGGTATTTTGCATGATGTAGTGGAAGATACGCTTATTACAATTCCGGATATAGAATATAATTTTGGAAAAGAAGTGGCAAGGCTGGTAGACGGAGTAACAAAATTACGTAATCTTCCCAGAACAGACAGCAGCAAAAGAATAGAAAATATACGAAAAATGGTCGTGGCTATGTCTGAAGATATAAGAGTAGTATTAATAAAGCTCGCTGACAGGCTCCATAATATGAGAACACTTAAATATATGAAACCGGAAAAGCAGATAGAAAAGGCCAAGGAATCATTGGAAATATATGCACCCATAGCACATAGAATAGGAATGGCGAAAATAAAATGGGAATTGGAGGATATAAGCTTTAGGTATCTTTATCCGGAAAAATATAAGGAAATAAGCACTCTTGTAAAAACAAAGAGAAAAGAACGTGAAAAGTATACCAATGAGGTAATAGAGAAGATATCCGGCGAACTGAAGAAATTTAATATTCAGGGGGAAGTAACCGGAAGACCGAAGCATCTTTACAGTATATATAAAAAGATGGTGGAGAAGCAGAAAAATTTTAATGATCTTCATGACCTTATTGCTATCAGGATTCTTGTTAATAAAGAAGTGGAATGTTACAATGTTCTTGGAATAATACACAGTCTGTATATACCTGTGGCTGGAAGATTTAAGGACTACATAGCTGTTCCTAAGTCTAACGGCTATCAGTCAATACATACTACTATAGAAGGACCTGATAAACAGAATATAGAGGTGCAGATAAGAACTTATGCCATGCACATGATAGCAGAAGAAGGGGTTGCCGCACACTGGAAATATAAAGAGAAAAAGAGCAAGAGCAAAGATGAGAATTATTATGCCGCAGTAAAGAAAATGATTGCCGGTAATGAGAATGTTGATAGTTTTGTGAAAGAAGTTACTGATAATGTATTAAATGAAACTATATTTGTTTTCACGCCGAAAGGTGATGTCATAGAGCTTCAGAATGCAGCTACGCCTTTGGATTTTGCATTTCATATACATACACAGATTGGATATAAAACCGTAGGGGCTAAAGTCAACGATAAAATAGTTCCTTTGGATTACGAGCTGAAAAACGGTGATAAAATAGAAATACTTACTTCAAAAAACAGTAAGGGGCCTGGTAAAGACTGGATAAATATGGTAAAGGCAAACAGCTCAAAAGTAAAAATCAGAAAATGGTTTAAGGATAAGGAATTTGAAGAAAGAACAAAAGACGGAGAGCTGCTCCTTGAACGCGAGCTGGAAAAAATAAATCTGAAATTTAAGGATATAGAAGAAGATGAGAAGCTTTTTCTATATATGAAAAAATATAATATAAATGATACAAAATCTTTATTTTATAAATTTGCTACAGGTGAATTGTCACTGGAAGGCTTTACAAACAGATTTGAGGTAAAGAAAGAGCTGGATGAGAAGCAGGTTCTGGAAGAAGAAACTCTGAAAGGAAATAAAAGGAAGGAAAAAAGTACAGGCGGTATCAGAATAAGCGGAACTGACAATACTATGTATAAATTTGCCAAATGCTGTACCCCGCTTCCGGGAGATGATATACAGGGCTTTGTGACAAAGGTAAGAGGAATAGTAATTCACAGAAAAGACTGTAAAAATCTCCATAATCTTTTGAAAAATGATCCTGACAGAGCGATTGACGTGGAGTGGGATGTAGAGGAAATCGGGAAGTCTACTTCAAAATATGAATTTGTATTTACTGCGAAAGCACTTAACAGACCTAATATTCTAATGGATATAATAAAGGTACTTAATGACTTTAAGATGGATCTGATAAATGTAAATACCACTGTAACAAAGGAAAACGGAATAGAATATTCACTTATGAAATTTGATATTATGATAAAAAAACGTGATGACTTTGACAGACTGGCAAATAATCTGAAGTCAATGAAAGACATCGTTGATATAATAAGATAA
- a CDS encoding adenine phosphoribosyltransferase, whose translation MEKLEMERLKELIRSIPDFPEKGVMFRDITTALKDKQGLHAIIDDFTNRYTDKGIDYVLGADARGFIFGAAIAYNIGAGFVPARKIGKLPGETARVEYDLEYGTNTIEVHNDAFEKGANVLIVDDLLATGGTAAAMVKLVEMLGADVYELAFLIELEDLNGRDLLDGHSVYSILKY comes from the coding sequence ATGGAAAAATTAGAAATGGAAAGATTAAAAGAATTAATTAGATCTATACCGGACTTTCCCGAAAAAGGAGTAATGTTTCGAGATATAACTACGGCTCTTAAGGATAAACAAGGCCTTCATGCAATAATTGATGATTTCACAAACAGATACACAGATAAGGGAATAGACTATGTACTTGGTGCAGACGCAAGAGGATTTATCTTCGGGGCAGCCATTGCATATAATATAGGAGCAGGATTTGTTCCTGCAAGAAAAATAGGAAAATTGCCCGGAGAGACTGCACGGGTGGAGTATGATCTTGAATACGGAACAAATACAATAGAAGTTCATAATGATGCCTTTGAAAAAGGTGCTAATGTACTTATAGTAGATGATCTGCTGGCTACGGGAGGTACTGCGGCAGCTATGGTAAAGCTGGTGGAAATGCTAGGGGCGGATGTATATGAGCTGGCTTTCTTAATAGAATTAGAAGATTTAAATGGTAGAGATTTATTAGATGGTCATAGTGTTTATTCTATCTTAAAATACTAA
- a CDS encoding YcxB family protein — protein sequence MEDIIKIKYRLDFNRLKDTYMSAYGAASDEYLREFDGSIADSTRNIEAEFDNEKVVIKIIDKNEKNTYFYNEIFKIKKEKDSYLFFISKIQFFYFKFSDFSSEDLAKIDIILKEFYEKTQGEILAAVENYELNEERVIAASKIIYKNLNIVFLLLGIILTILHQIMYRSMLVNVLTIVLYTVFILFFLKFYYKSMGKRIIKSTNKNFLYARILFYKDKIEVISKRKMGLSEIYYNEFYKIKKTKKGYLFLTQKYSFYFFFYDEFKKDELERLSSTLSQYI from the coding sequence ATGGAAGATATTATAAAAATAAAGTACAGACTGGATTTTAACCGGCTGAAAGACACATATATGTCAGCTTACGGTGCGGCCAGCGATGAATATCTGAGGGAATTTGACGGATCAATAGCAGACAGTACGAGAAATATCGAAGCAGAATTTGACAATGAAAAAGTAGTTATTAAAATCATTGATAAAAATGAGAAAAATACTTATTTTTATAACGAAATTTTTAAAATAAAAAAAGAGAAAGACAGCTATTTATTTTTTATAAGTAAAATTCAGTTTTTTTATTTCAAATTCAGTGACTTCTCTTCAGAAGATCTTGCTAAAATTGATATAATTCTGAAAGAATTTTATGAAAAGACACAGGGAGAAATTCTTGCAGCAGTGGAAAATTATGAGCTTAACGAAGAAAGAGTTATTGCTGCAAGTAAAATTATATATAAAAATCTGAATATTGTATTTTTGTTATTGGGCATTATTCTGACAATACTTCATCAGATAATGTACCGCAGTATGTTGGTAAACGTTCTCACAATTGTGTTATATACAGTTTTTATATTGTTTTTTCTGAAATTTTATTATAAAAGCATGGGAAAAAGAATAATAAAATCTACCAATAAGAATTTTTTATATGCAAGAATATTATTTTATAAGGATAAAATAGAGGTAATATCTAAAAGAAAAATGGGGCTGTCTGAGATTTATTACAATGAATTCTACAAAATAAAAAAGACAAAAAAAGGATATCTGTTTTTAACTCAAAAATATAGTTTTTATTTCTTTTTTTATGATGAATTCAAAAAAGATGAGCTTGAAAGACTTAGCAGCACTTTGTCCCAATATATATAA